A stretch of the Mycobacteroides immunogenum genome encodes the following:
- a CDS encoding DUF3263 domain-containing protein, with amino-acid sequence MNTVEALEIERLWWPVSGAKDEAIRERFGLSPVRYYQKLNTTIETPEALATDAQTVNRLRRIRRRSL; translated from the coding sequence ATGAACACAGTCGAAGCCCTTGAGATAGAACGCCTTTGGTGGCCAGTTTCCGGCGCCAAGGATGAGGCGATTCGCGAGCGATTCGGCCTGTCGCCCGTGCGCTACTACCAGAAGTTGAACACCACTATTGAGACGCCAGAAGCGCTGGCCACTGACGCGCAGACCGTGAATCGCCTGCGCAGGATACGGAGACGGTCATTATGA